The following coding sequences are from one Culex quinquefasciatus strain JHB chromosome 1, VPISU_Cqui_1.0_pri_paternal, whole genome shotgun sequence window:
- the LOC119771121 gene encoding uncharacterized protein LOC119771121 yields the protein MNTRALEYCLACSAVSYDVIAVTETWLKASTLSTQVFGNGYEVFRGDREQFVNSQKRDGGGVAIAVRHGLRARIVVSDEWKCAEQVWVAIDLDDHTVFICAAYIPPDQTSSANVFEINAASVLAVSAMARPYDELIVLGDFNLPGLIWRPSGDGFLYADSALSTQAAHVTEFLDSYSSSLLQQINSFPNENNVVLDLCFVSCPDTAPPLVIAPAPLVKDVRHHPPLLLSLPVRLATEHTPVVCEVRYDYRNLDVPSMLELLQSIDWENTLDKDNLDEAVQTFTNILSYAIDRHVPKKPVTNARVPWQTSELRRVKAAKRSALKNSPNIGRYLCTTITCDSTAATKG from the coding sequence ATGAACACACGAGCTCTGGAGTACTGTCTCGCATGCTCCGCCGTCTCATATGATGTTATCGCAGTAACGGAGACCTGGTTAAAGGCCAGCACACTGTCCACTCAAGTTTTCGGGAACGGCTACGAGGTCTTCAGGGGTGATCGCGAGCAGTTCGTCAACAGCCAGAAGAGAGATGGCGGGGGCGTTGCTATCGCGGTTCGTCACGGACTTCGAGCGCGAATTGTTGTGTCCGATGAATGGAAGTGTGCCGAGCAAGTATGGGTCGCCATCGATCTCGATGACCATACTGTCTTCATCTGCGCTGCGTACATCCCCCCCGATCAAACCAGCAGTGCAAATGTGTTTGAAATCAACGCAGCTTCTGTTTTGGCCGTCTCTGCCATGGCCCGCCCCTACGATGAACTCATCGTCCTCGGAGATTTCAACCTGCCAGGATTGATCTGGCGTCCCAGCGGCGATGGTTTTCTGTATGCCGACTCTGCGCTTTCAACCCAGGCCGCGCACGTGACGGAGTTTCTGGACAGCTATTCCAGCTCCTTGCTTCAACAGATCAACTCTTTCCCGAACGAAAACAACGTGGTGTTGGACCTCTGCTTTGTCAGCTGCCCAGATACCGCACCCCCGCTAGTCATCGCTCCGGCACCGCTAGTTAAGGATGTCCGGCATCATCCGCCGCTGCTGCTGTCCCTGCCGGTCCGTTTGGCCACCGAGCACACGCCAGTTGTTTGTGAAGTCCGCTATGACTATCGCAATTTAGACGTTCCCAGCATGTTAGAGCTCCTGCAAAGCATTGATTGGGAGAACACACTTGACAAGGATAATCTCGACGAGGCCGTACAGACCTTTACCAACATTCTTAGCTACGCCATCGACAGGCACGTACCTAAGAAACCTGTTACGAACGCTCGTGTTCCATGGCAAACTAGCGAGCTTAGGAGAGTCAAAGCTGCAAAGAGGTCGGCACTGAAAAATTCTCCAAACATCGGACGTTACCTTTGCACAACTATTACGTGCGACTCAACAGCTGCTACAAAAGGATGA
- the LOC6049815 gene encoding uncharacterized protein LOC6049815, which yields MATPGVLLRQNLPARAVLLLVHFLYSLVERLLQFFQRFQKRSRTESIRQKDDDSCWENRLGRESASVEYGVRGLTKVPAHLVVMLGPEEPDYRQLACFICWGLAAGVGHVSFYDHRGTLKRNHARVLEHMVRLPRADSDQIVWTAQLKPGLPIPPRNGYRRRLVVSFFSPHEDGRGQLV from the exons ATGGCAACTCCGGGCGTGCTGCTGCGGCAGAATCTGCCGGCACGGGCCGTTCTGCTGCTGGTGCACTTCCTGTACAGTTTGGTCGAGCGGTTGCTGCAGTTCTTCCAGCGTTTCCAGAAAAGATCGCGGACAGAATCGATCCGCCAGAAGGACGACGACAGCTGCTGGGAGAACCGGTTAGGGCGCGAGTCGGCCTCCGTCGAGTACGGCGTTCGCGGACTGACCAAAGTCCCGGCGCACCTGGTGGTGATGCTGGGGCCGGAGGAGCCCGACTATCGGCAGCTGGCGTGCTTCATCTGCTGGGGGCTGGCCGCCGGAGTGGGCCATGTGAGCTTCTACGACCATCGGG GCACCCTCAAGCGCAACCACGCCCGCGTCCTGGAGCACATGGTGCGACTTCCGCGCGCCGACAGCGACCAGATCGTGTGGACTGCGCAGCTCAAACCGGGCCTGCCCATCCCGCCACGGAACGGCTACCGGCGCCGGCTGGTGGTCAGTTTCTTCAGTCCGCACGAGGACGGCCGCGGCCAGTTGGTG